A window of the Mucilaginibacter sp. cycad4 genome harbors these coding sequences:
- the fabG gene encoding 3-oxoacyl-[acyl-carrier-protein] reductase, whose protein sequence is MKLLEGKTALVTGASKGIGRKIAEKFAEHGANVAFTYLSSVEKGQALEQELQNFGTKIKGYRSDASKFDEADKLITDIVADFGTLDIVVNNAGITKDGLLMRMTEENWDEVLDVNLKSIFNVTKAASKIMMKNRKGVFINMSSVVGVQGNAGQANYAASKAGIIGFSKSIAKELGSRNIRTNVVAPGFIRTEMTEVLDPKVVEGWAAGIPLKRAGETEDVANACVFLASDMAAYITGQVIPVDGGML, encoded by the coding sequence ATGAAATTATTAGAAGGAAAAACCGCGTTGGTTACCGGCGCGTCAAAAGGAATAGGCCGTAAGATTGCCGAAAAATTTGCCGAGCATGGCGCTAACGTAGCTTTCACTTATTTGTCGTCTGTTGAAAAAGGCCAGGCCCTTGAGCAGGAGCTGCAAAACTTCGGCACTAAAATAAAAGGTTACCGGTCTGATGCTTCCAAATTTGATGAGGCTGATAAACTGATCACTGATATTGTTGCTGATTTTGGTACGCTTGATATTGTGGTTAATAACGCTGGTATCACCAAAGACGGTTTGCTGATGCGCATGACTGAGGAGAACTGGGACGAAGTGCTTGACGTAAACCTGAAATCGATATTTAACGTTACCAAGGCTGCCTCAAAAATCATGATGAAAAACCGCAAAGGTGTATTCATTAACATGAGCTCGGTTGTTGGTGTGCAGGGCAATGCCGGCCAGGCTAATTATGCCGCTTCAAAAGCAGGGATCATTGGTTTCTCTAAATCGATTGCTAAAGAGCTTGGCTCACGTAATATCCGTACCAACGTGGTTGCCCCGGGCTTTATCCGCACCGAAATGACCGAAGTGCTTGACCCTAAAGTTGTAGAAGGCTGGGCAGCAGGCATCCCGCTTAAGCGTGCCGGCGAAACGGAAGACGTAGCCAATGCCTGTGTATTCCTTGCGTCAGACATGGCCGCTTACATCACCGGACAGGTTATCCCTGTTGATGGCGGGATGTTGTAA